A single Mixta calida DNA region contains:
- a CDS encoding amino acid ABC transporter permease, whose translation MSGQLNFSALWPYWPQLLAGAWVTIQLTVLATLGGVALGIFGAALRSGKPNWLSRIWGGYVELIRNTPFVVQLFFIVFGLPATGLKLTAGEAALLAMLINLGAYSTEIIRAGIQATPKGQWEAGRVLGLSYAQTFLHIVLPPAMQRIYPALVSQCIIVMLGSSVVSQVSYEELTFAANLIQSRTFLSFEVYLVSTLIYLLLSMMMRQLLLAAGRKWFGATR comes from the coding sequence ATGAGCGGGCAACTCAACTTTAGCGCGCTGTGGCCTTACTGGCCGCAGCTGCTGGCGGGGGCGTGGGTCACCATTCAACTGACGGTGCTGGCGACGCTCGGCGGCGTGGCGCTGGGCATCTTCGGCGCAGCGTTGCGCAGCGGCAAACCGAACTGGCTGAGCCGCATCTGGGGCGGCTACGTCGAGTTAATCCGCAATACGCCGTTCGTAGTGCAGCTTTTCTTTATCGTCTTCGGCCTGCCGGCGACCGGCCTGAAGCTGACGGCGGGGGAAGCGGCGCTGCTGGCGATGCTGATCAACCTCGGCGCCTACAGCACCGAAATTATCCGCGCCGGCATTCAGGCGACGCCGAAAGGGCAGTGGGAGGCGGGACGCGTGCTGGGACTGAGCTACGCGCAAACCTTTCTGCACATCGTGCTGCCGCCCGCCATGCAGCGCATCTATCCGGCGCTGGTCAGCCAGTGCATTATCGTGATGCTCGGCTCGTCGGTGGTGTCGCAGGTCTCTTACGAGGAGCTGACCTTCGCCGCCAATCTGATTCAGTCGCGCACCTTTTTAAGTTTTGAAGTCTATCTGGTTTCGACGCTGATCTATCTGCTGCTGTCTATGATGATGCGCCAGCTGCTGCTGGCGGCGGGCCGGAAATGGTTTGGAGCCACGCGATGA
- the uraD gene encoding 2-oxo-4-hydroxy-4-carboxy-5-ureidoimidazoline decarboxylase, translating to MQLDAFNQLSTEQAQAAIAHCVAIPRWRQAVAAARPYASTAALIALAGELAQEWDETDFAQALTAHPRIGERAAGEEKEAALSRREQAAVGEDATLRQALREANQAYEQRFGHLFLIRAKGRSGEEMLAELRRRLANTPDQERREALAQLREITLLRLEESFA from the coding sequence ATGCAGCTTGACGCCTTTAACCAGCTTTCCACTGAGCAGGCGCAGGCGGCGATTGCTCACTGCGTCGCGATTCCGCGTTGGCGGCAGGCGGTCGCCGCGGCGCGTCCTTATGCCTCCACGGCGGCGCTAATAGCGCTGGCTGGCGAGCTGGCGCAGGAGTGGGACGAGACTGATTTCGCCCAGGCGCTGACGGCGCATCCACGCATCGGCGAGCGCGCCGCAGGCGAAGAGAAAGAGGCGGCGCTGTCGCGACGCGAGCAGGCTGCGGTGGGAGAGGATGCGACGTTGCGCCAGGCGCTGCGCGAGGCCAACCAGGCATATGAGCAACGCTTCGGGCATCTGTTTTTAATTCGCGCCAAAGGGCGCAGCGGGGAAGAAATGCTGGCCGAGCTGCGGCGGCGTCTCGCTAATACGCCCGACCAGGAGCGGCGTGAGGCGCTGGCTCAGCTGCGGGAAATCACGCTGTTGCGTTTAGAGGAGAGCTTTGCATGA
- a CDS encoding pyridoxal phosphate-dependent aminotransferase: MSCNPLIPESKLPALGTTIFTQMSALAQAHNAINLSQGFPDFDGPHYLQQRLAHHVSQGANQYAPMTGVAPLREAIADKTAELYGWRPDINEEITVTAGATEALYAAITALVRPGDEVICFDPSYDSYAPAVTLAGGVMKRLTLQPPAFRVDWQAFEPLLSPRTRLVILNTPHNPSATVWRQSDFAALWQAIADKPIYVLSDEVYEHICFSNEGHHSVLAHPQLRERAIAVSSFGKTYHMTGWKVGYCVAPPALSVEIRKVHQYLTFSVNTPAQLALADMLRAEPAHYRELPAFYRARRDRFVQALSSSRFEILPCEGTYFLLADYSAISDLDDVSFCRWLTETVGVAAIPLSVFCADGFPHRLIRLCFAKQESTLLAAAERLCQI, encoded by the coding sequence ATGTCATGTAACCCGTTGATTCCAGAAAGTAAGCTGCCCGCGCTGGGCACCACGATTTTCACCCAGATGAGCGCGCTGGCGCAGGCGCACAACGCCATTAATCTCTCGCAGGGGTTTCCCGATTTTGATGGGCCGCATTATCTGCAACAGCGGCTGGCGCATCACGTCAGCCAGGGCGCCAACCAGTATGCGCCGATGACCGGCGTGGCGCCGCTGCGCGAGGCGATCGCCGACAAAACCGCCGAACTGTACGGCTGGCGTCCCGACATTAACGAGGAAATTACCGTGACCGCTGGCGCTACCGAGGCGCTTTATGCGGCGATCACCGCGCTGGTGCGGCCAGGCGATGAGGTGATCTGCTTCGATCCCAGCTACGACAGCTATGCGCCCGCCGTGACGCTGGCAGGCGGCGTGATGAAACGCCTGACATTACAGCCGCCCGCTTTTCGCGTGGACTGGCAGGCGTTTGAGCCGCTACTGTCGCCACGCACCCGGCTGGTGATTCTGAATACGCCGCACAATCCCTCCGCTACCGTCTGGCGCCAGAGCGATTTTGCCGCGCTGTGGCAGGCAATCGCTGATAAGCCGATCTACGTACTGAGCGATGAAGTGTATGAGCATATCTGCTTCAGCAATGAAGGCCATCACAGCGTGCTGGCGCATCCGCAGCTGCGCGAACGCGCCATCGCCGTCTCGTCGTTTGGCAAGACCTATCATATGACCGGCTGGAAAGTGGGTTACTGCGTCGCGCCGCCTGCGCTGAGCGTGGAAATCCGCAAGGTGCATCAGTATCTGACATTTTCGGTGAACACGCCGGCGCAGCTGGCACTGGCCGATATGCTACGCGCCGAGCCGGCGCATTACCGTGAATTGCCGGCGTTCTATCGCGCGCGCCGCGATCGCTTCGTTCAGGCGTTAAGCAGCAGCCGCTTCGAGATTTTGCCCTGCGAAGGCACCTATTTCTTACTGGCGGACTACAGCGCCATCTCCGATCTGGATGATGTCAGCTTCTGCCGCTGGCTGACGGAAACGGTGGGCGTGGCGGCGATTCCGCTGTCGGTATTCTGCGCGGACGGCTTCCCGCACCGCCTGATCCGCCTCTGTTTCGCCAAGCAGGAAAGCACCCTGCTCGCCGCTGCGGAGCGCCTATGTCAGATTTAA
- a CDS encoding nucleobase:cation symporter-2 family protein translates to MMNENRVKPENQRYPAGKTFAWGMQHVLTMYGGIIAPPLIIGSAAGLSAADIGLLITAALFVSGAATLLQSLGLPGLGARLPLVQGVSFASVSTLVGIAAGPGGLPVVAGAIIGASLFGLLIAPFFAHVIRFFPPLVTGTVITAIGLSLMPVAARWAMGGNPKAADWGAPENIGLAALTLATVLLLSKVGGGGIKRLAVLLAMAFGTLLAAMTGKANFSGVMTGDLFALPGVLHFGLPQFDAAAILSMMLIVLVLLTETTAGLVAIGEIIGTPVDEQRIARGLRADMLTSALSPLFNSFPQSAFAQNIGLVAMTGIKSRFVVAAGGAILILLGLLPVLGRVIAAIPMPVLGGAGVVLFGTVAASGIRTLAKVDYKDNMNLVIVATALAFGIIPVVMPGFYDRFPGWVQTLFHSGISAACLVSVTLNALFNPLPKREAAVDRGT, encoded by the coding sequence ATGATGAATGAGAATCGCGTCAAACCGGAAAATCAGCGTTACCCGGCGGGAAAAACCTTCGCCTGGGGCATGCAGCATGTGCTTACTATGTACGGCGGCATTATCGCGCCGCCGCTGATTATCGGTAGCGCGGCGGGGCTTTCCGCGGCGGATATCGGCCTGCTGATTACCGCCGCGCTGTTTGTCAGCGGCGCGGCGACGCTGCTGCAATCGCTGGGACTGCCGGGGCTGGGCGCGCGGCTGCCGCTGGTGCAGGGCGTCTCGTTCGCCAGCGTCTCCACGCTGGTGGGCATCGCCGCCGGTCCCGGCGGCCTGCCGGTGGTGGCGGGGGCGATTATCGGCGCCTCGCTGTTCGGCCTGCTGATCGCGCCCTTTTTCGCCCACGTTATCCGCTTTTTCCCGCCGCTGGTGACCGGCACGGTGATTACGGCGATCGGGCTGTCGCTGATGCCGGTGGCGGCGCGCTGGGCGATGGGCGGCAATCCAAAAGCGGCGGACTGGGGCGCGCCGGAGAATATCGGGCTGGCGGCGCTGACGCTGGCGACGGTGCTGCTGCTGAGCAAAGTGGGCGGCGGCGGCATTAAGCGCCTGGCGGTGCTGCTGGCAATGGCGTTCGGCACGCTGCTGGCGGCAATGACCGGCAAAGCGAATTTCAGCGGCGTGATGACGGGCGATCTGTTTGCGCTGCCGGGCGTGCTCCACTTCGGGCTGCCGCAGTTCGATGCGGCGGCGATCCTGTCGATGATGCTGATCGTGCTGGTGCTGCTGACGGAGACCACCGCCGGGCTGGTGGCGATCGGCGAGATTATCGGCACGCCGGTGGATGAGCAGCGCATCGCGCGCGGGCTGCGCGCCGATATGCTGACCAGCGCGCTGTCGCCGCTATTTAACTCGTTTCCTCAGAGCGCCTTTGCGCAAAACATCGGGCTGGTGGCGATGACCGGCATCAAAAGCCGTTTCGTGGTGGCGGCGGGCGGGGCGATCTTAATCCTGCTCGGTCTGCTGCCGGTGCTGGGGCGCGTTATCGCGGCGATTCCGATGCCGGTGCTGGGCGGCGCGGGCGTGGTATTGTTCGGCACCGTCGCCGCCAGCGGCATCCGTACGCTGGCGAAGGTGGATTACAAAGACAATATGAATCTGGTGATTGTCGCCACCGCGCTCGCATTCGGCATCATTCCGGTGGTGATGCCGGGCTTTTACGACCGCTTTCCTGGCTGGGTACAGACGCTGTTTCACTCCGGCATCAGCGCCGCCTGTCTGGTCTCGGTAACGCTGAACGCGCTGTTTAATCCGTTGCCGAAACGCGAAGCGGCGGTCGATCGCGGCACATGA
- a CDS encoding amidohydrolase — MSDLNLTLLQQPLVWMDGEANLAYFDSLLASLTGRDLIVLPEMFTTGFAMEAAQQSLPQEQVVAWLADHARRLDAMVGGSAALQTEKGAVNRFLLVEPSGRLHSYDKRHLFRMGDEHHHYVAGERREIFTWRGWRILPQVCYDLRFPVFSRNRNDYDLALYVANWPEARSHHWQALLMARAIENQAYVAGCNRVGEDGKALRYSGDSQIISPQGMILDRAEAHQPAILNATLSLETLNRYRDSFPAWRDADDFHW, encoded by the coding sequence ATGTCAGATTTAAATCTTACGCTATTGCAGCAGCCGCTGGTCTGGATGGATGGCGAAGCGAACCTGGCCTATTTCGACAGCCTGCTGGCGTCGCTGACCGGCCGCGATCTGATTGTGCTGCCGGAGATGTTCACTACCGGTTTCGCGATGGAGGCGGCGCAGCAGTCGCTGCCGCAGGAGCAAGTGGTGGCATGGCTGGCGGATCATGCGCGTCGGCTTGACGCGATGGTCGGCGGCAGCGCCGCGCTGCAAACGGAAAAAGGGGCGGTGAACCGCTTTCTGCTGGTGGAGCCGAGCGGCCGCCTGCACAGCTATGACAAGCGTCACCTGTTCCGCATGGGCGATGAGCATCATCACTATGTCGCTGGCGAGCGGCGGGAAATTTTCACCTGGCGCGGCTGGCGTATTTTGCCGCAGGTTTGCTACGACCTGCGCTTCCCGGTCTTTTCCCGCAACCGCAATGATTACGATCTGGCGCTCTACGTGGCGAACTGGCCGGAGGCGCGCAGCCATCACTGGCAGGCGCTGCTGATGGCGCGCGCGATTGAAAATCAGGCGTACGTGGCGGGCTGCAACCGCGTAGGCGAAGATGGCAAGGCGCTGCGCTACAGCGGCGACAGTCAGATTATCTCGCCGCAGGGGATGATTCTCGATCGCGCCGAGGCGCATCAGCCCGCGATTCTGAATGCCACGCTGTCACTGGAAACGCTGAACCGCTACCGCGACAGCTTCCCGGCGTGGCGCGATGCGGATGATTTTCACTGGTAG
- a CDS encoding pyridoxal-phosphate-dependent aminotransferase family protein, whose translation MDISQFAQINPPQRLLMGPGPINADPRVLRAMSTQLIGQYDPAMTHYMNEVMALYRGVFRTENRWTLLIDGTSRAGIEAILLSAIRPGDKVLVPVFGRFGHLLCEIARRCRAEVHTIEAPWGEVFTPDQIEEAIKRVRPRLLLTVQGDTSTTMLQPLAELGAICRRYDVLFYTDATASLGGNALETDAWGLDAVSAGMQKCLGGPSGTSPITLSARMAETIRQRKRVEQGIRTAAHQDGEDEMIWSNYFDLGMIMDYWGPERLNHHTEATTALFGARECARLLLQEGMDNAIARHQLHGEALLRGIQAMGLETFGDLRHRMNNVLGVVIPAGINGEQVRARMLEDFGIEIGTSFGPLIGKVWRIGTMGYNARKDCVMQTLCALEAVLNHLGFKTVQGAAMQAAWDRYTSEGSL comes from the coding sequence ATGGATATCTCCCAATTCGCACAAATCAACCCGCCGCAGCGCCTGCTGATGGGGCCGGGGCCGATCAACGCCGATCCGCGCGTGCTGCGCGCCATGTCGACCCAACTGATCGGCCAGTACGATCCGGCGATGACCCACTACATGAACGAGGTGATGGCGCTCTATCGCGGCGTATTCCGCACCGAAAACCGCTGGACGCTGCTGATCGACGGCACCTCGCGCGCCGGCATCGAGGCGATTTTGCTCTCCGCCATACGGCCTGGCGATAAAGTGCTGGTGCCGGTCTTTGGTCGTTTCGGCCACCTGCTGTGCGAAATTGCTCGCCGCTGTCGGGCGGAGGTGCATACCATCGAGGCGCCCTGGGGCGAGGTATTCACTCCTGACCAGATCGAGGAGGCGATTAAGCGCGTGCGCCCGCGTCTGCTGCTGACGGTGCAGGGCGACACTTCCACCACCATGCTGCAACCGCTGGCGGAGCTGGGCGCCATCTGCCGTCGCTATGACGTGCTGTTCTACACCGATGCCACCGCCTCGCTGGGCGGCAATGCGCTGGAGACTGATGCCTGGGGGCTGGATGCGGTCTCCGCCGGGATGCAGAAATGCCTCGGCGGGCCGTCCGGCACCTCGCCGATCACCCTCAGCGCACGTATGGCGGAGACCATCCGCCAGCGCAAACGCGTCGAACAGGGGATTCGCACCGCCGCGCATCAGGACGGTGAGGATGAGATGATCTGGTCCAACTATTTCGACCTCGGCATGATCATGGATTACTGGGGGCCGGAACGTCTGAACCACCATACCGAAGCGACCACCGCGCTGTTCGGCGCGCGCGAATGCGCTCGTCTGCTGCTACAGGAAGGCATGGATAACGCCATCGCGCGTCATCAGCTGCACGGCGAGGCGCTGCTGCGCGGCATTCAGGCGATGGGGCTGGAAACCTTCGGCGACCTGCGCCATCGCATGAACAACGTACTGGGCGTCGTCATTCCGGCTGGCATCAACGGCGAGCAGGTGCGTGCGCGGATGCTGGAGGATTTCGGCATCGAAATCGGCACCTCGTTCGGGCCGCTGATCGGCAAGGTCTGGCGCATCGGCACCATGGGCTACAACGCGCGCAAAGATTGCGTTATGCAGACGCTCTGCGCGCTGGAAGCGGTGCTGAACCATCTCGGCTTTAAAACTGTCCAGGGCGCGGCGATGCAGGCCGCATGGGATCGTTATACCAGCGAGGGCAGCCTGTGA
- a CDS encoding methylthioribulose 1-phosphate dehydratase, with protein sequence MTVTSQLAQLVAACHWIGQQGWAPATGGNMSVRGDDTICLLSESGKDKGSLSADDFIEVSIATGQAAAGRRPSAETGLHTLIYRLFPDAGAVLHTHSVNSTVLSRVEKGPTLLLQGYEMQKTLAGQHSHLDRVAIALFDNDQDIDALARRIGEYAQRQPLRYGFLLRGHGLTCWGKDVQEARRHLEGLEFLFNCEMQRRLLERA encoded by the coding sequence ATGACGGTAACTTCGCAACTGGCGCAGCTGGTGGCTGCCTGCCACTGGATTGGACAGCAGGGCTGGGCGCCCGCTACCGGCGGCAATATGTCGGTGCGCGGCGATGACACCATCTGCCTGCTGAGCGAATCGGGCAAGGATAAGGGCAGCCTGAGCGCTGACGACTTTATCGAAGTCTCGATCGCCACCGGTCAGGCCGCTGCCGGGCGCAGGCCTTCCGCCGAAACCGGGCTGCATACGCTGATCTACCGCCTGTTCCCCGATGCGGGCGCGGTGCTGCATACCCATAGCGTCAACAGCACCGTGCTGTCGCGGGTGGAGAAAGGCCCGACGCTGCTGTTACAGGGCTACGAGATGCAAAAAACGCTGGCCGGTCAGCACAGCCATCTCGATCGGGTCGCCATCGCGCTGTTCGATAACGATCAGGATATCGACGCGCTGGCGCGACGCATCGGGGAGTACGCGCAGCGCCAGCCGCTGCGCTACGGTTTTCTGCTGCGCGGCCATGGCCTGACCTGCTGGGGCAAAGATGTGCAGGAGGCGCGCCGTCACCTGGAAGGGCTGGAGTTTCTGTTTAACTGTGAAATGCAACGTCGTTTGCTGGAGAGAGCATGA
- a CDS encoding transporter substrate-binding domain-containing protein, translated as MKKLTMVMMGAAMMVMQLGSALADGLQSIEQRGVLRVAVPQDFPPFGSVGTDLQPQGYDIDMAKYLASQMKLKLQLVPVTSANRVPYLQTDKVDLVISSLGKNPERAKAIDFSRAYAPFFLGVFGPKGEPPLSNAAALSGKSIGVTRGAVEDMVLSGVAPKDATVKRYEDNNTTLSAYLSGQVQYVATGNLVVAAIARQNADKAPVAQFMLKDSPCYIGLKKGEPALKAKIDALIEQGIQDGTLNKLSQQWLKAPLPANLGA; from the coding sequence ATGAAAAAGTTAACCATGGTAATGATGGGCGCGGCGATGATGGTTATGCAGTTGGGCAGCGCGCTGGCCGACGGGCTACAGAGCATTGAACAGCGCGGCGTGCTGCGCGTGGCGGTGCCGCAGGATTTCCCGCCGTTCGGTTCGGTCGGCACCGATCTGCAACCGCAGGGCTATGATATCGATATGGCGAAATATCTCGCCAGCCAGATGAAACTAAAGTTGCAGCTGGTGCCGGTCACCAGCGCCAACCGCGTACCTTATCTGCAAACCGATAAGGTCGACCTGGTGATCTCCAGCCTCGGTAAAAATCCTGAGCGCGCTAAAGCCATCGATTTCAGCCGCGCCTACGCGCCGTTTTTTCTTGGCGTCTTTGGACCGAAAGGGGAACCGCCGCTGAGCAATGCGGCGGCCCTGAGCGGCAAAAGCATCGGCGTTACGCGCGGCGCGGTAGAGGATATGGTGTTGAGCGGCGTGGCGCCGAAAGATGCCACGGTAAAACGTTATGAGGATAACAACACCACGCTCTCCGCTTATCTCTCCGGGCAGGTGCAGTATGTCGCCACCGGCAACCTGGTGGTGGCCGCCATCGCGCGCCAGAACGCCGACAAAGCGCCGGTAGCGCAGTTTATGCTGAAGGATTCGCCCTGCTATATCGGCCTGAAAAAAGGCGAGCCGGCGCTGAAGGCGAAGATCGACGCGCTGATTGAGCAGGGCATTCAGGACGGCACCCTGAACAAGCTGTCGCAGCAGTGGCTGAAAGCGCCGCTGCCCGCCAACCTCGGCGCATAA
- a CDS encoding amino acid ABC transporter permease encodes MNTFTDWDIVRNLLLAARWTVLLSLTAFVGGALMTLPLLLLRLTRRRWPQRLVRGYTELFQGTPLLMQLFLAFFGPALFGIDLSPWAAAALALTLYSSAFLVDIWYGSIRALPPGQWEASRCLGLRFGQTLLRVIAPQAMRIAIAPTVGFTVQVIKGTALASIIGFVELTKAATILTNVTYQPFRVFALVALGYFLMCYPLSRYSQYLEKKCHAAHHH; translated from the coding sequence ATGAACACCTTTACCGACTGGGATATCGTGCGCAACCTGCTGCTGGCGGCGCGCTGGACGGTGCTGCTGTCGCTGACGGCATTTGTCGGCGGGGCGCTGATGACGCTGCCGCTGCTGTTGCTGCGCCTGACGCGCCGTCGCTGGCCGCAGCGTCTGGTGCGCGGCTACACCGAGCTGTTTCAGGGCACGCCGCTGCTGATGCAGCTGTTTCTCGCTTTTTTCGGTCCGGCGTTGTTCGGCATCGATTTGTCGCCCTGGGCCGCCGCCGCGCTGGCGTTGACGCTCTACAGCAGCGCCTTTCTGGTAGATATCTGGTACGGCAGCATTCGCGCCCTGCCGCCGGGACAGTGGGAGGCGTCGCGCTGTCTGGGGCTGCGTTTCGGCCAGACGCTGCTGCGCGTGATCGCGCCGCAGGCGATGCGCATCGCCATCGCGCCCACCGTCGGCTTTACGGTGCAAGTAATCAAAGGCACCGCGCTCGCGTCGATTATCGGCTTCGTCGAGCTGACCAAGGCCGCCACCATTCTCACCAACGTCACCTATCAGCCGTTCCGGGTTTTCGCGCTGGTGGCGCTGGGCTACTTCCTGATGTGTTACCCGCTGTCGCGCTACAGCCAGTATCTGGAGAAGAAATGTCATGCCGCTCATCACCATTAA
- a CDS encoding amino acid ABC transporter ATP-binding protein — MPLITINQVQKYYGANHVLKGVDLDIDSGEVISIIGRSGSGKSTLLRCMNGLEGYQEGSIKLGGMTVTDRESQAREISRSVGMVFQSFNLFPHMTALENVMLAPRRVLKMKPDECRALARQMLEKVGLGDRVDYYPANLSGGQQQRVAIARALAMNPKVLLCDEITSALDPELVGEVLKVLEQLAAEGMTLILVTHEMNFAREVGDRVVFMHQGRVWEQGESKTLFASPQTAELKQFISSVRGLN, encoded by the coding sequence ATGCCGCTCATCACCATTAATCAGGTACAGAAATATTACGGCGCCAACCACGTGCTGAAAGGCGTCGATTTGGATATCGACAGCGGCGAGGTGATTTCGATCATCGGCCGCAGCGGTTCGGGAAAAAGCACGCTGCTGCGCTGCATGAACGGGCTGGAGGGCTATCAGGAGGGCAGCATCAAGCTGGGCGGCATGACCGTGACCGACCGCGAATCGCAGGCGCGCGAGATCAGCCGCTCGGTCGGCATGGTGTTTCAGAGCTTTAATCTCTTTCCCCATATGACGGCGCTGGAAAACGTGATGCTGGCGCCGCGCCGGGTGCTGAAGATGAAGCCGGACGAATGCCGCGCGCTGGCGCGGCAGATGCTGGAAAAGGTGGGACTGGGCGATCGCGTCGATTACTACCCGGCGAACCTCTCCGGCGGCCAGCAACAGCGGGTGGCTATCGCCCGCGCGCTGGCGATGAACCCGAAAGTGCTGCTCTGCGATGAGATCACCTCCGCGCTCGATCCCGAACTGGTGGGTGAAGTGCTGAAGGTGCTGGAGCAGCTGGCGGCGGAGGGGATGACGCTGATCCTTGTGACGCATGAAATGAATTTCGCCCGCGAAGTGGGCGACCGCGTGGTGTTTATGCACCAGGGGCGCGTCTGGGAACAGGGCGAAAGTAAAACCCTGTTTGCCAGCCCACAGACGGCGGAGCTGAAACAGTTTATCTCTTCAGTTCGCGGACTTAACTGA
- the uraH gene encoding hydroxyisourate hydrolase — translation MSSLSTHILDTALGRPAAGVTVSLEQDGVEGWRPLAQEKTDADGRINSFSPEPLTPGHYRLTAEIGDYFAADGRDALYVTAQIDFVIAQPGSHFHLPYLISPWSWSTYRGS, via the coding sequence ATGAGTTCATTGTCGACCCATATTCTCGATACCGCGCTGGGCAGGCCTGCGGCGGGAGTGACCGTCTCTCTGGAGCAGGACGGCGTTGAGGGCTGGCGTCCACTGGCGCAGGAGAAAACCGATGCCGACGGTCGGATCAACAGCTTCTCTCCGGAGCCGCTGACGCCGGGCCACTATCGGCTGACGGCGGAGATCGGCGACTACTTCGCCGCCGACGGGCGCGACGCGCTTTACGTCACCGCGCAGATCGATTTCGTGATCGCGCAGCCGGGCAGCCATTTTCACCTGCCGTATCTGATCTCGCCCTGGAGCTGGTCAACCTACCGGGGCAGTTGA
- the hpxK gene encoding allantoate amidohydrolase, with protein MNEDEADRAAARVLARCDALAAISESRDGLTRVYLSPEHLRANACVGEWMQAAGMRVWQDAVGNICGRYEGAEPGAQALLLGSHLDTVRNAGRYDGMLGVLSAIELVSWLHQQRLRLPLAIEIVGFGDEEGTRFGITLLGSRGLTGSWPVAWPAVPDADGVTVAQAMQAVGLDAARIPAAARAPESVAAYLELHIEQGPCLEQADLALGVVTAINGARRLNCRFRGEAGHAGTVPMTQRKDALAAAAEWMVFIEQTTRQQGGQRVATVGTLRCPGGAVNVIPGEVELSLDIRGPEDAALTALLSELLTQAERIAARRGLNFHADEYYAINATACDAGLQQALTQAVTQVQGRAVALPSGAGHDAIAIAERWPVGMLFVRCAGGVSHHPAESVRQADVAKAVQAALLAVEQYAAQCAGRRSNAA; from the coding sequence ATGAACGAAGACGAAGCGGATCGCGCGGCGGCGCGGGTGCTGGCGCGCTGCGACGCGCTGGCGGCGATCAGCGAAAGCCGCGACGGGCTGACCCGCGTCTACCTGTCACCGGAACATCTGCGCGCCAACGCCTGCGTCGGCGAATGGATGCAGGCGGCGGGCATGCGCGTCTGGCAGGATGCGGTCGGCAATATCTGCGGGCGCTATGAGGGCGCGGAGCCAGGGGCGCAGGCGCTGCTGCTCGGATCGCACCTTGATACGGTGCGCAACGCCGGACGCTATGACGGCATGCTCGGCGTGCTGAGCGCCATCGAGCTGGTCAGCTGGCTGCATCAGCAGCGGCTGCGTCTGCCGCTGGCGATTGAAATCGTCGGCTTCGGCGACGAAGAGGGCACCCGCTTCGGCATTACTCTGCTGGGCAGCCGTGGGCTGACCGGCAGCTGGCCCGTCGCGTGGCCCGCGGTGCCGGACGCCGACGGCGTGACGGTGGCGCAGGCGATGCAGGCCGTGGGGCTGGACGCCGCGCGCATTCCCGCCGCCGCCCGCGCGCCGGAGTCTGTTGCCGCCTATCTGGAGCTGCATATCGAACAGGGCCCCTGCCTGGAACAGGCGGATCTGGCGCTGGGCGTGGTCACGGCGATTAATGGCGCGCGCCGTCTGAACTGCCGATTCCGCGGCGAGGCGGGACACGCGGGCACGGTGCCGATGACGCAGCGTAAAGATGCGCTGGCCGCCGCTGCCGAATGGATGGTGTTTATCGAGCAAACCACCCGTCAGCAGGGCGGGCAGCGGGTCGCCACCGTCGGCACCCTGCGCTGTCCTGGCGGCGCGGTAAACGTGATCCCCGGCGAGGTAGAGCTGTCGCTTGATATTCGCGGCCCGGAAGATGCAGCGCTGACGGCGCTGCTGAGCGAGCTGCTGACGCAGGCGGAGCGCATTGCGGCGCGGCGCGGATTGAACTTTCACGCCGATGAATATTATGCGATTAACGCTACCGCCTGCGATGCCGGACTGCAACAGGCGCTGACGCAGGCGGTGACGCAGGTGCAGGGGCGCGCCGTCGCGCTGCCGAGCGGCGCCGGTCACGACGCCATCGCCATCGCCGAACGCTGGCCGGTCGGCATGCTGTTTGTGCGCTGCGCCGGCGGCGTCAGCCATCATCCGGCGGAATCGGTGCGCCAGGCGGACGTGGCGAAGGCGGTGCAGGCGGCGCTGCTGGCGGTCGAACAGTATGCGGCGCAGTGCGCCGGGAGGCGGTCCAATGCAGCTTGA